A window of the Hevea brasiliensis isolate MT/VB/25A 57/8 chromosome 6, ASM3005281v1, whole genome shotgun sequence genome harbors these coding sequences:
- the LOC110648061 gene encoding protein S40-4: MATSKSYFARQSYRFLSSDQTPHAPLTPDSAFELDESDVYNNSVATRSNSPEFRKAVQSSRLNKKSTATAAARLTDPGNRAVGTPSSLPVNIPDWSKILKDEYRENRRREVDDDDDDDVDGEDYFDGGARVPPHEFLARQLARTRIASFSVHEGVGRTLKGRDLSRVRNAIWEKTGFQD; the protein is encoded by the coding sequence ATGGCTACTAGTAAGAGCTACTTTGCTAGACAAAGCTACCGATTTTTGTCCAGTGACCAGACCCCTCACGCGCCGCTCACGCCCGACTCTGCATTCGAGCTCGATGAGTCTGACGTTTACAACAACTCAGTAGCAACTCGCTCCAACTCGCCCGAGTTTCGGAAAGCTGTACAGAGTTCGAGACTTAACAAAAAGTCCACAGCAACAGCAGCGGCCAGACTCACAGACCCTGGAAATAGAGCCGTCGGGACTCCGTCGTCACTTCCGGTTAACATACCGGATTGGTCGAAGATATTGAAAGACGAATACAGGGAGAATCGAAGGAGAGAGGTCGACGACGATGACGATGATGATGTGGACGGCGAGGATTATTTCGATGGAGGAGCGAGAGTTCCACCGCACGAGTTTTTGGCCAGACAGTTGGCGAGGACGAGGATCGCATCGTTCTCGGTGCATGAAGGAGTAGGGAGGACATTGAAAGGGAGGGATCTGAGTAGGGTAAGAAATGCAATTTGGGAGAAAACAGGGTTTCAAGattaa